In Miscanthus floridulus cultivar M001 chromosome 5, ASM1932011v1, whole genome shotgun sequence, one genomic interval encodes:
- the LOC136454791 gene encoding uncharacterized protein produces the protein MMPRRDRRSGVRFIEDGRDRSLTFFKRRSGLFKAASDLSTLTGARVAMVLESEHGKFSSFGTPEASPILDAFLLGSAPTDLDTSEAEKASITNLQNEVFQLEKDKTMEDKRKKESMARTNEKIQEASKMAKYVYGNIEDLDATELFDMYRELSRVKQEINDRLPTLLHEDKVEAGGRLRDPSLLQPTWWRSMPPPQVATPPKYPWTPFQACFQQHPWSSSSASVLARSGSSLPNSVILPSPQVPQNPLQHYYPLAPHTPSTSSVQFQAPKTPPAPMEAAHNPYSYHIRGIDINGNSSHPFSLSPILSSSTTPQPSSLQTTPPSDDSSPLSLSPQISSPLHLGSSSQKLPFSVQNYNTVQPPQHYANVGSTSIRTHQLFYSNLSSPELNVELGNIDKSGGTQVGGGHNERFGLSSPQQSDGGFDGVMPKSFSAGESSGGGHARGNLGGLKFPWY, from the coding sequence ATGATGCCGAGGAGGGATAGGAGGTCAGGAGTGAGATTCATTGAGGATGGTAGGGACCGGAGCCTCACATTCTTCAAGAGGCGCTCTGGGCTGTTCAAGGCGGCATCTGATCTCTCCACCCTCACCGGCGCAAGGGTTGCGATGGTGTTGGAGTCCGAACATGGGAAGTTTTCTTCCTTCGGCACCCCAGAAGCTAGCCCCATACTTGATGCTTTCCTTTTAGGGAGTGCACCAACGGATCTTGATACCAGTGAAGCAGAGAAGGCTTCAATTACCAACTTGCAGAATGAGGTGTTCCAGCTGGAGAAAGACAAGACCATGGAGGataagaggaagaaggagagcaTGGCGCGGACCAACGAGAAGATCCAGGAGGCCTCAAAGATGGCCAAGTATGTTTATGGTAACATAGAGGATCTTGATGCCACTGAGCTCTTTGACATGTATCGCGAGCTCTCACGAGTAAAGCAAGAGATCAATGATCGCTTGCCTACCTTGCTCCACGAGGACAAAGTAGAAGCCGGTGGTCGTCTTAGAGATCCATCACTGCTGCAGCCCACTTGGTGGCGTTCCATGCCTCCTCCACAAGTTGCGACACCACCAAAGTATCCATGGACTCCCTTCCAAGCTTGCTTCCAGCAACATCCATGGTCGTCCTCATCTGCATCAGTGCTAGCAAGGTCAGGCTCCTCGCTTCCAAACTCGGTGATCCTTCCATCACCGCAGGTACCACAAAATCCGCTGCAACATTACTACCCTCTGGCACCACATACTCCTTCCACTTCCAGTGTGCAATTCCAAGCACCCAAGACGCCACCAGCACCTATGGAAGCAGCCCACAACCCTTACAGCTATCACATCCGTGGGATAGACATCAATGGTAACAGCTCACACCCATTCTCATTATCACCTATACTGTCTTCATCGACGACACCCCAGCCATCATCGTTGCAAACAACTCCACCATCAGATGATTCATCTCCTCTATCGTTGTCACCGCAAATTTCATCCCCGCTGCATCTAGGGTCGTCGTCCCAAAAGCTTCCTTTCAGTGTACAGAATTACAACACTGTGCAGCCACCTCAACACTATGCAAATGTTGGCTCAACTTCAATCCGTACTCATCAACTGTTCTATAGCAACTTATCATCACCTGAACTAAATGTTGAGTTGGGAAACATCGATAAGAGTGGAGGCACCCAGGTTGGCGGTGGACACAATGAGAGATTTGGTTTGTCTAGCCCTCAACAAAGTGACGGCGGCTTTGACGGGGTGATGCCGAAGTCCTTTTCTGCTGGAGAAAGCTCTGGTGGTGGTCATGCAAGAGGCAATCTTGGTGGCCTCAAGTTCCCTTGGTACTAG
- the LOC136452380 gene encoding uncharacterized protein gives MMSGGGYSALDDPKASGSVPAATGTDPPAIRFADSNLQTFPPSEARGKIAGAYRPPTDADDTFLSKGGGTGSGGSAGSDDAAQGGWFRMFSVAAYKPYFDVDTSDVVERIWESVFPFRGTFTEKTSENPDLYGPFWTCTTLIFVAASIATFVTYLSHKWHKKEWNYDINLVTWSAGLFYGYVTFVPLLLYVILKYFSAPAGLVQLWCLYGYSLFIFIPASLLSIVPIEIFRWVIAGVAGFMSATFVAVNLRAHIVNSGERWFLIVAGIFLLQLGLAVLLKLYFFTITV, from the exons ATGATGTCCGGCGGTGGGTACTCCGCCCTCGACGACCCCAAGGCCTCCGGATCCGTCCCG GCGGCCACGGGGACAGATCCGCCGGCCATCAGGTTCGCCGACTCCAACCTCCAGACCTTCCCGCCGTCCGAGGCCAGGGGCAAGATCGCTGGCGCCTACCGCCCGCCCACCGACGCCGACG ACACCTTCTTGTCCAAGGGGGGAGGAACCGGAAGCGGTGGCAGTGCCGGGTCGGATGATGCCGCGCAGGGCGGCTGGTTCCGCATGTTCTCCGTGGCGGCGTACAAGCCCTACTTCGATGTTGACACTTCCGACGTCGTCGAGAGGATCTGGGAGTCCGTCTTCCCCTTCCGCGGCACATTTACCGAGAAGACCTCCGAGAACCCTGACCT GTATGGGCCCTTTTGGACATGCACCACCCTGATTTTTGTTGCTGCATCTATTGCTACTTTTGTCACCTACCTATCCCACAAATGGCACAAGAAGGAATGGAACTATGATATCAACTTGGTTACCTGGTCTGCTGGCTTATTCTATGGCTACGTGACATTTGTTCCTCTTCTTTTATATGTTATTCTCAAGTACTTCTCAGCACCTGCTGGTCTGGTGCAATTGTGGTGCCTATATGGATACTCTCTGTTCATCTTCATTCCAGCATCG CTTCTGTCTATTGTGCCAATAGAAATATTCAGATGGGTGATTGCTGGTGTTGCTGGTTTCATGTCTGCCACCTTCGTTGCTGTAAATCTCCGTGCGCACATTGTAAATTCTGGTGAGCGATGGTTCCTGATCGTTGCAGGGATATTCTTGTTGCAGTTGGGGCTTGCTGTTTTGCTGAAACTCTATTTCTTCACGATAACTGTATAG